ctacaaggtgttgaagcgTTTCACAgcgatgctggccaatgttgactccagtgcttcccacagttgtgtcaagttggctggatgtcctttgggtggtggaccattcttgatacacatgggaaactgttaagcgtgaaaaacccagttcttgacacaaaccggtacgcctggtacctactaccataccccaatcaaaggcacttaaatattttgtcttgcctattcaatctctgaatggcacatacacaatccatgcctcaattgtctcaaggcttaataatccttatttaacctgtctactccccttcatctacaatgattgaagtggatttaacaagttagttatcaataagtgatcatagcgttcacctggattcacctagtcagtctatgtGATGAAAtgagttcttaatgttttgtccactcggtGTATATGGAAGTATACTTGCTAATTGTATACGTCAAATGTTTTACTTGCATGGTGGCTGTATGGCATATGAGGGGAGGTGTGCCAATGAGGTAATGTCTGGAAAAAAAATTATACAAGTAAAAATATGGTCAGTTCTGAGTAGGGAACACCTATTGAGGTGCTATGTCCTTATTAGTCCCACATTGAGACAGCTTACTAAGAGTCTGTTGATTTTGTAACTTGATAATTATTAACTATAAATATGCCTTTATTCTAGCTAATAATTAGGATATTGAGGATTGGCCACTACTACGTGACTTATAATGTTTGAATAACAAATCACTTAAGGCCTAATATATGGCTAATAACACATACTAAAGCCATATAAGCTACTTACAATACCAGTAAaaactttggacacaccaactgatcccagggtttttctttatttttgctcttttctatattgtataataatagtgaagacatcaaaactatgaaataacacatatggaatcatgtagtaactaaaaaagtgtatatcaaatatatttgagatttgagattattcaaagtagtcaccctttgccttgatgacagctttgcacactcttggcattctctcaaccagattcatgagatagtcacctggattgcatttaaattaacaggtgtgccttgttaaaagttaatttgtagaatttctttccttcttaatgccttttgagccaatcagttgtgttgtgacaaggtaggggtggtatacagaagatagccctatttggtaaaagaccaagtccatattatggcaagaacagctcaaaaagagaaacgacagtccatcacatgaaggtcagttaatccaaaaaatgtcaagaactttgaaagttgcttcaagtgcagtcgcaaaaaccatcaagcgctatgatgaaactgagtCTCAAGAGGACCgcgacaggaaaggaagacccagagttacctctgctgcagaggataagttcattagatttgccagcctcagaaattgcagcccaaataaatgcttcacagagttcaagtaacagatacatctcaacatcaactgttcagaggagactgtgtgaatcaggccttcatggtcaaattcctgcaaagaaaccactactaaaggacaccaataagaaaaagagacttgcttgggccaagaaacacgagcaatggacattagaccagtggaaatctgtcctttggtctgatgagtccaaatttttgatttttggttccaagctgtttctttgtgagacacagagtaggtaaacggatgatcgcaacatgtgtggttcccaccttgaagcatggagaaggaggtgtgatggtgtgggggtattttgctggtgacactgtctgtgatttatttagtattcaaggcacacttaaccagcatggctaccacagcattctgcagcgatacgccatgccatctggtttgcgcttagtgggactataatttgtttttcaacaggacagtgacctaacataccttcaggctgtgtaatggctattttaccaagaaggagagtgatggagtgctgcatcagatgacctggcctccacaatcacccgacctcaacccaattgggatggtttgggatgagttggaacccacagagtgaaggaaaagcagccaacaagtgctcagcatgtgggaactccttcaaaactgtaggaaaaacattccagatgaagctggttgagagaatgccaagggtgtgccaaactgccatcaaggcaaagggtggctactttgaagatgtcacgtcctgaccatagtaagttgttattttctatggtagagtaggtcagggcatgacagagggtgtttgtctgttttgtgtatttctatgtttagtttctaagttttgtatttctaggttagtttttgtttggcatgacctccaattagaggcagctgtttgtctttgtctctaattggaggccatatttaagttgatgtttctCTCActggtgtttgtgggtgattaattttgTGAAGTAGTGTATGCCTGCTCTGCGTCACTGCTTCCTTATTTTGTATTCCAAGTTTATTGTTTATAGCATTAGTTTCACTAttgaaataaagatgtggaactacgatcacgctgtgtattggtccgatccttccgaAAGCCATGAAAGAAGAatctaatatattttgatttgtttgacactttgttggttactatatgattccaaatCTGTTCGTTtaaagttttaatgtcttcattattattctacaatgtagaaaatcgtaaaaataaaagacctttgaatgagtaggtgtgtccaaacttttgactggtactgtatatacatacttATAAACTCTGGATTATTGGCTGATATTTGTACCTTAAAATAAAGATTTACCTGAATTTTACACAAATGTTTCAGGTTAATACAGGTTATTATCAGGATTTGAGAATTACCAAACCTTAATGGTTGTGCACAATTTTGTTTGACAGTTGATAGCTACTGGAATTGATACAATGCTTATTCTATCATCAATAAAACTGTGGTCTGTTCAAGGTTGAGAGTTCTTCAACAGGATTCTGAACTAACAAAATTTCTCTGGTGGTAGGACTCATGTGGTGAAAACAGGGCATCTGAAACCCACCCATAACAACAGGCCTAAGGCCATCTGACTCACACACACTTCCATCACCTGAGCTTCTTCATTGCCAGCAATTAACTTTCAACATCTGCCTGACATTTTAATTCTGTATGGACACGTCAATAGTGGAATCCTCCATTCAGGGCCGTCTCTAACAGGGTGTCAAAGCCGGGCACGGACCCCCCAGATAGAATGTGTGCCACCCCAGTTTTGTTTCCCCATCAACATAACAAATGGTATATGAATTACCCTGCTCGGTTTTGCCAATGTAGCACTGCTAGGCCTGCCAGCAGCACAGATCGAGACAAAGGCTATATGCTGGGTGTGTGCTCATGATctgaggaggggtgggggagagggaagtaataatgtcatgtttagtagtcctgaccagtataaggggttatttgttattgtagtttggtcaggacgtggcaggggtgtgtttgttttgtgttgtcggggtttttgggtcgtgttctatgttttttatttctatgttctatttcctcgtttttctatttctatgtctagtttattgttttgaccttcaattggaggcagctgttcctcgttgcctctaattgaaggtcctatttaataggggtgttttttcatgtttttttgtgggtagttgttctttgtatagcctagtagccttacaggactgtttcgtcgttgtttttatatacatttttgttttccttcttcaataaaaaaaagaagatgagtatatacgttcccgctgcgttttggtccaatccctacgacacccgtgacagattTGGCACCTAGCCATGCAATGTCATAAGGTACCGCCTTCATTACCTTTACCCAGGGCAGGTTTTTTTTTTCTAACAGAGAGGGGGAAAAGTTGTTTACTTTTGCAGACAGCTACAGCTAACAATAGGCTAGCTAGTAGGTACTAGATTCATTACATTTTGGTAATAATAATTATAGCTAGTTGGCTAAGCTTTCAGCAGCATGGATATCTGAAAATGGCTGAGCACTGTCAACAGCAAAAAATCTGAGGACCACCATGTCAAGAGCGATGCCAAACTCACCGACCAGCCTGCAGCAGGCCCAACCACCAAGGTTGAGGAGCCTAGCATCAAATCGAATACCCGCCCATCCCCCAGGCTGCCTGCTAACCAACAAGATTGAGAAGGGCCTAACACTAGCAGCACGAGTGTAACATCATAACAAGCACCTGCACCTCCGTTACCCCAGACACCAGCGCCTGACGACCTGTTGAATCTAACAAAAACTGATCGAATGGAAGCATAGTTTATTGTGGCTCGCAGCCTCACACATTCTTGGAAAGTGAAATCGACACCACAGCCAGCAACAACAAATGGACCCCACTCGGTGTTCTTCAAAGATACAGCGGCCCTTTGTCAACAATGCTGACTGTGCTGACAATGCTGAAACATTATTAGCATTTTTGGGGCATCTACAACAATGTGTGAAAATTCGTTCTCCACCCTGAACAACATACTCAGTGAACACAGACTCTGAACACAGAGCATGCTACATCAACGAAAAGCCCAGCTTGTCCAGCTGGCATTTAAGAGGGACCTGACAAGTACATTTCGCCAGGAAGGAGAATAGAATTATAAACTTCTCATGAGGAGCATCGAGGAGGCTGCAACTCTTCAAAATGGAAAGCTACAACCTTTATGGCCCTTTTTTATTCATTGGTTTCCTCGCATGTACACCTACTGGTTCTTTGGGTCATTTTTGAATGTAATGCATAGTTTAGTCCTTTGCTTTGTACTTCAATGCGTCTTTTAGATTTATCTCTGATTCTTAATGTCATTAGGCTACTTGCTTTTGCGGGTCTAACTGCCATTGAAAGATATACACCTTTGATATAAAATATTGCGCATCTGGAGAAGTGGCTATTTGTGTAGTGTCACAAATTCGACAGCAATGTAGCCTCTAATTATTGAAGTTTACGCTATGAAGCCTGTAAGAATCTTTGATAGCCTAGTGGTGCTCATTCTGTTGAGCTGATCTGTGCGTGTTGGTAGGCGCGTACACTTGTATGTAGTAGTATCTTTTTGGTGTTATTCTATAAAACAATGGCTGTTGACGTGTACGGCTAAATTTCAtatacatttttgtacatttgaaCATTAGTAGGACCAATCTACCTTGTTTTATTAGAGCTCTAAAGCAATACTAGTTGTGCTTCCAACATGTATTTAAAATTCCCCCTCAGGTATGTTATCCTGAAGCCGGGTCTGCCTCCACTGAACTTCCTCAGTTTAGTTTCCCAGACTGACAGTGATTCACCCAAGCATCCGCTATTACTTTTAATGGCCTCAGTATGATGGgacctatacactgagtgtacaaaaaattaggaacaccttctctttccatcacatagactgaccaggtgaaagctatgatcccttattgatgtcaccttaaatccacttcaatcagtgtagattaaggatttttaagccttgagacaattgagatatggattgtgtatgtgcaccattcagagggtgaatggatgggcaagacaaaagattaaaGTGCTTTTGAACAGGGAATGGTAGTAGGTTCCAAGCGGACCGGTTGaagtttgtcaagaactgcaacgctgctgagtttttcacgctcaacagtttcccatgtgtatcaagaatggtccaccacccaaaggacatccagccatcttgacacaactgtgggaaacactggagtcaacatgggccagcatccatgtggaatgctttcgacaccttgtagagtccatggcccaacgaattgaggctgttccaaTGGCAAGAcaggttgcaactcaatattaggtaggtgttcctaatgttttgtacaatcagtgtatATGTAACACAATAAACAAAATAACTTTATGTATAATCAAATTGCGATTAAATCAATTTGTGGTCCATAAaatcatattcgtcgccaaacccactggctccaggtcatctataagtctttgttaggtaaagccccgccttatctcaactcactggtcaccatagaagcacccacctgtagcatgcgctccagcaggtatatttcactggtcacccccaaagtcaattcctcctttggccgcctttccttccagttctctgctgtcaatgactggaacgaacagcaaaaatcactgaagctggagactaatttctccctcactaactcttaagcaacagctgtcagagcagaacactgcacctgtacatagcccatccaactacctcatccccatactgttatttattttatttattttgctcctttgcaccgcagtatctctacttgcacattaatcttctgcacatctatcactttagtgtttaattgctatattgtaactattttgccactatggccaatttattgcctttacctcccttatcctacctcatttgcacacactgtatatagactttttctattgtattatcgactgtatgtttgtttattccatgtgtaactctgttgtttgtgacgcactgctttgctttatcttggccaggtcgcagttgtaaatgagaacttgttctcaactagcctacctggttaaataaaggtgaaatataaaataaaaatacacaatTACATGTAATCTAATTATATCCTGTCCTAATATAATCTCATTTAGAACACAAGCGAGTATTATGTTCTATCTACACTAATGATCATTCACtctttttctcccccctctcgctgATTTGCGTGCCTTTAGCTGCCAGGCAGAACCGTGCCTTTCTTATCAGGCTGTGTGGTGCATGACCAGGCCGGCTCCTGTTGGACTATATTGGGAACCAGGGTAACTAATGTCCCATCACAGTAGAGGACAAGGCTATCACGCAGAGTCAAGGGCCTGCTCCCTAATTCCCCCGACAGACagggtgtgcatcccaaatggcaacctattctctttatagtgcactacttttgaccagagccctattggccctggtcaaaagtaatgcactctaaaggtaatagggtgccatttgagaagcaGACAGGATGATCTATGGCCCCTCCCGGCCCAGGCCAATTAGAACGGGGCGCCAACGTCTTTATTTGCCTGCCAATGTCAACACTGGCACAGCCATGATGCTGATTTCACTCATATCTCCCAGGACTCACACTCCACCGTATAAATTCATGTAGGCTAGCAGCCAGGGGGTCAATTGGGTATGGCCCTAGCTCAACACCAACAAATAATTCCAATCAAGATTAAAAGGCAAATGGAGTGTAGCGGTATATGTGGctggctttaggaccatgcggtaAACTCAGAGCAGGGCGGGAAGGCTGTTTGCCCAGCTGGCTGGCTTTAGGACTATGGATGGTGCATCGACACAGCTATGCAGTGAACAGCGCAAAACAGTGCAGAGGAAGATGGCTGTAGATGGCTAGGTAAATTATGTTTAACTTGACATGAAACTAAATTAGAGTTTTTGATCCCGGTGTTGAGCTAGTGCATAGCAGCTAATTGCTGTATGACATGTGTTTGTAGAATGTTAAGTCCACTgttgactgaggtgaatgaagttACAGCAGCCAAGGTAATAATGTCTGGAGtcaaattttatttttttatttttttcttgtgtagaaatgcagtaaatgagcttcaGTCATCGCATAAGTCATCCATGGGGGGTGAGAGCCAGCATAAGTCAAATAGCATATATCAACTCAATGATGACTGAGGCAGCTCAACCCACATGGCCAACTTTGATTGGGCCGCCAGAAGACAGACCCTGTATATCAGTGAGGCTCCATCACCAGGATCAGATATGATGAGTATCCGACAGCTCTCCTCTTCAGGAGTTGATTGTGTTTCCTCAAAATGACTCAGAAGGTCACAGGCTCATATGATGTCACACATGTAGGCCTTGGTGCTGTCCCAGTGGAAGCCTGACAGGGGAATCTGTCAGTGATCAATGTGAACCAATGTGTTTTTTGCGGTCAGCAAGCAGGCGTCTGTGGTCGAGATGGACTGTATAGACTTGATAAATCGTTGCCTTCACTGGAACAACAAATGTTTGGAGAGACAGAACccatcccccccatctctccccgcCTTGCCGCCCAACTCCCCAGGCCAGAGAGACTGTCTGCCTCCCAAATGggtacactattccctatatagtgagctacttgggttctggtcaaaagtagtgcactatgtaaagaatagggtgcaatttgggacacatcaTATGACAATGCTGTGTGCGGGTTGCCTCCTTATTTAGtggtgttgctgctgctgctgctgctgagagcCCAGAGCATTGAACCGTTGCTTAGCTGATCTGTTTGGGTTTCATGGCATGACCGTCTCTTGGCAGACGAAGGGCTGCGTTTAGGCTATCTCTGGCAGCGCCCCTCCATCAGTCCCAACACCGCATCCAGTGGAAGACAGAGAATAGAACTAAATGTTTGACTTTGGAATAAAGTTTACTTAGGGCTGTGAATTTGATCTGGGATAGACCATTGCCAAGTATACTAaaagcacacagacacaatacaggtGTGTTCCTATGAGATAGGGAGTTTATAATTTCATAAACAGTTGTGCACCTTGTGTAACCGATAAATGTAAACACAGCTATTTTTGGAGTAGAAATAATTCTGATTAATCAACTAAAGTGTTCAACTGATGCTCTGTTGAATGTTCTGTAGTATTTGACATTTTTTACTTTTGGGATAACAAACTGAATAACAACCCACCAACTTACGACCTCGTTTTCCCTTAAAATTCATCCTGAATGGATGGAGTAGATATCACTACCTTTGAAGATGCATGAACCAGGTCAACAAACATCAACTTTAATTGATTTGGACTTATCCAATTGATTGGAATCCAGCTTCATCAACGTCTTCACATTGTGATCAGCATCAAGTCAAACAGGGCAAATGTTACATTATGATTGCAAAGAATGACGTAAGGCTTGCTTCACATTTAATTTGCTCACTTTTTACTTTCCACACATCTTTTGAGAGAATAAAGAGGGAAGCTGGTATGAGTGATGAAAGATGGGATGAGAGGATTGGCTGAAGAGCAAAAGGGTATATTCTGATGAAGGCTTTTTTGTTCCAAAAATTATTGTAGAATGAATGGGTGGGGTAAAATGTTCTGCTCAGGACGATCTTTTACAAGGAAATACTCTGCATGGTAATCTGCAAAGAAGCAATGGGTGCATGTATTTATGTCACCCTATTAACATTGTTCATCCACAAATGTTCCAAATAAcagttttataaaaaaaatattaattaataataataataataataataattacaaccAAGACACAATCTGCCAACACGTCTACAGTCTGTCACTTTTCATTAGGACTTTATAAGAACCATGGCTTCAGTTAGCTGACTTTAAATTCCTCTTTTGAAAACACTAATTTAGTTTTTATAGATTCTCAAATACAACAGCTCTCTATTGTTTTATGGTATGGAAGAAAACAGAATGGTGACAATTAATTGAGTACAAATGTATTCCCATCAATTTTTATTTAAGGTCCCTCCATCAATCCTATTACTTTCAGACGTGTCAGTGTCTGTTTCTCAAGAGTTTAAACAATATCTCTGAAGTGCCTAAGTTGCTAGAAAGTCCTGAGATGATCCCAATGTACTATTTATTTCACCACCACTGTGATTACAAGACATGTTTGCCCTCAATCGTGTCATGTCTCAGTCTGAAGTCAGGAGATTCAATCCATCTGAATAGCCTGAATATAAATATTTGAAAATCAGAGGCAATTTCTGGGCTATGCACAAATTATCTTACATTGTTAGAATATTTGAGTAAATTGTGCTCTGTCCCAGGCAACTTTGAGAATCAGCATAATAACTTTAATCAACTGGTATCTAAACTTTCCACTCCTTTAGTGTTCTTCCCCTTATATTACCCACTCTTTTATGTATGCCACTTCTCTTGTACAAGTGTTTGATTCGTTGGCTGGCTGTGCATGTTAATGAGATGGGACAGAGATGGTTTTTAAAAGCTGCTGCTCAACAACATATTGGGATAGACGGCAAGCAGCGTGAAGTCCCGAATGACGTTTCTGAACTGAGCTCTCTGTACGTACCTACGGAGTTCGTGAAAACTCAAGAGTATTCGGAAGACTAGAAATCAAACATTGTTCCTCTTGTCATCTCCTAAAATTAAAGGGCGAATACCAAGATATTGTCGATTGAGTGAGGTTTAGTTGGGGTAACCAGCCGGGAGGTCCGAATTTGAGGTTCCTTATCAGCAGACGAGATGCATCGTTGTACAACGGCAGCGTTGCTTTTGTTAGTTATTGCCTTATATTCCCTCCACACAGAaggtaaatatatatttatatttgagcaaCGTAAAATTTATGTGAAGGAGCCAGACCCTATTGAAACTTATCGGAAATAGTATGTGTTCAGCCGTTAAACATGTtaatctgatggtaatgagtttttaaaaaatgttgtgCAGCCGAATTGCTCCTGTAATGTTTTACCATCTCCAAATCGACTCCCTTTTGGCAACAGTATAGGCTATTGTTGTTCATAACAGTTATAttactgtttttgttttgtacaaTTGTGGCTTTGTGGTTTGTTGCGTTAAACACTCAGCCACAGTCTGAAGCCAGGCTACGTTGTATAAATGTTATCATTTTAAAGGTTTTACATTTCACCAAATTCATGATGGTTGTTAGCCTTTTATGCTAACCGGCGTTGGTCTTTATCTGATTTGTTTGGTTCACGTGGTTGATGAGAATTGTAATGCTCGGTGTTGAGGAATTGGAGATGACTATTGATGAGGGAGCCTGGAAGATGTGGGTCACACGTTTCAAAGTAAGCACGAGCCTGCTACAGCGGTTCACCGGACCACCTGCATGCGTGTTAAACGGTCTCAGTGGCGGTGGGAATCCGCAAGCCTTGCTTTACAGTGGAGACAATAAGGAAGTGTAATGTTTTACAATAGTTACTGAGTCATATTCAATCGTTCTCTTTGTTCGTTTTTCATACAAGTTAAGAACTACACCAGACAATCTGTGTGAAGTCGAAAATCATAACTGATCAGTTATTCTCATTAGAAAATATAGATCTACTGTTTGTTAAAAACGTTCAGACCAACGTGTTCAGTTGACCTCAATTTTATTGTAACAtgactgttttatttattttacagccTACAAGTGCAGGTGCACAAGAAAAGGGCCAAAGATTCGCTACAAGGATGTGCAAAAGCTGGAGATCAAACCCAAACATCCTTTCTGCCAAGAGAAGATGATATTGTGAGTCATTTCTGTGAATCATTtctatcctgctctctctctctccctacaatgctttttttgtctgcTTGTCTCAGATGTCAGTCACTCCTTGTGCTATTCAGTTTGT
The sequence above is drawn from the Salmo salar chromosome ssa05, Ssal_v3.1, whole genome shotgun sequence genome and encodes:
- the LOC106604935 gene encoding C-X-C motif chemokine 14 isoform X1; the protein is MHRCTTAALLLLVIALYSLHTEAYKCRCTRKGPKIRYKDVQKLEIKPKHPFCQEKMIFVTMENVARFKGQEYCLHPKLQSTKNLVKWFRIWKDKHSRVYEA
- the LOC106604935 gene encoding C-X-C motif chemokine 14 isoform X2 is translated as MHRCTTAALLLLVIALYSLHTEAYKCRCTRKGPKIRYKDVQKLEIKPKHPFCQEKMIFVTMENVARFKGQEYCLHPKLQSTKNLVKWFRIWKDKHRVYEA